The Streptomyces sp. NBC_00344 genome includes a window with the following:
- a CDS encoding Rv1733c family protein, giving the protein MRTASGVWRWRHNPLRRGTDLAEAWVALVAVLLIVLAVPVVGWFCGTVADGTLRDLAQAQHRHRHPTTATVVRALPGRSPVPNPDGAADAAPRGRAAVHWTGVDGRRHTGALSTFRRHDSPGDRLRIWTDDHGRIVTPPMGPATTRAHAVLAGFGAAAAAAGIVVAGRRLVVWRLVQRRYVRIDRDWAEAGPDWGRTGTGS; this is encoded by the coding sequence GTGCGAACGGCTTCCGGCGTGTGGCGTTGGCGGCACAACCCCCTGCGCCGTGGGACCGACCTCGCCGAGGCGTGGGTCGCTCTTGTCGCGGTCCTGCTGATCGTGCTGGCCGTCCCCGTCGTCGGCTGGTTCTGCGGGACGGTCGCGGACGGCACGCTGCGCGATCTGGCGCAAGCCCAGCACCGGCACCGGCATCCGACCACCGCCACCGTCGTCCGCGCGCTGCCGGGACGGTCCCCGGTGCCGAACCCCGACGGGGCCGCCGACGCGGCGCCCCGTGGCCGGGCCGCCGTTCACTGGACAGGCGTGGACGGCAGAAGACACACCGGGGCACTCTCCACCTTCAGACGTCACGACTCCCCCGGTGACCGGTTGCGCATCTGGACGGACGATCACGGAAGGATCGTCACCCCGCCGATGGGCCCGGCCACCACCCGGGCCCATGCGGTGCTCGCCGGATTCGGCGCGGCAGCTGCGGCAGCCGGAATCGTCGTCGCCGGGCGCCGGCTGGTCGTATGGCGGCTCGTTCAGCGGCGGTACGTCCGTATCGACCGCGACTGGGCCGAAGCCGGTCCTGACTGGGGACGTACGGGCACCGGCAGCTGA